In Levilactobacillus brevis, a single genomic region encodes these proteins:
- a CDS encoding MFS transporter: MASNSQADAVKTQDNANDEFAKLSWRERISYGAGDLAQNLIFGTIGSMLLFYLTTVYGISAAVGATIFLVVRWVNVFWDPWVGAFVDKHNFKSGKYRPYLVYCGIPMTIFAAMLFLPIDAVRGSVMYAFITYLATALIYSFVNIPYGALNASLTRDNDEVSTLTTVRMTEANIGNLLVYTFLPLFVQMASPNPQSKDIGFFGIHMNLGDYTSPKAGKAYFLVMGIYMIIGFIMLMCTYFGIKERVLPTEKESAAVKYSDLWYEFKQNKPLQVLGSFFLIGFTFMFFGNTVWPFYMQYNIGHSEWMASINLVGSIPGIFLVFLWPIIRKKIGKRQFFYAFLALFIVGTLVLWVWSMPSFKDSTALGYIGRFLQQWGITAATGYMWSLVPEVVSYGEYKSKKRVAGIINAIMGLFFKIGLALGGIIPGYINAFFKFDGTKTTQTSSALMGIQWSMVWLPIILALVAMWIMSKYTLSDDDVKKMNEELNAERKANEV, from the coding sequence ATGGCCTCAAATAGTCAGGCTGATGCCGTAAAGACTCAAGACAATGCCAATGACGAGTTCGCCAAGCTTTCTTGGCGTGAGCGAATTAGTTATGGTGCTGGGGATTTAGCGCAAAACTTAATCTTTGGTACGATTGGGTCCATGTTACTTTTCTACTTAACCACTGTTTACGGGATTTCCGCCGCAGTCGGTGCCACGATTTTCTTAGTTGTTCGTTGGGTCAATGTTTTCTGGGATCCGTGGGTTGGTGCCTTCGTCGATAAGCACAACTTCAAGTCCGGAAAATACCGGCCTTACCTGGTTTACTGTGGGATTCCAATGACAATCTTCGCCGCCATGCTTTTCCTGCCAATCGATGCGGTTCGAGGCAGCGTTATGTATGCCTTCATCACCTACTTGGCAACGGCCTTGATTTACTCCTTCGTTAACATCCCTTATGGGGCCTTGAACGCCTCACTGACGCGGGATAACGATGAAGTTTCGACGTTAACGACCGTCCGGATGACGGAAGCTAACATCGGGAACTTACTGGTTTACACGTTCTTGCCATTATTTGTTCAGATGGCTTCTCCTAACCCACAATCTAAAGATATTGGGTTCTTCGGGATTCACATGAACTTAGGGGATTACACCTCACCAAAGGCTGGGAAGGCTTACTTCCTGGTCATGGGAATTTACATGATCATTGGTTTCATTATGCTGATGTGCACGTACTTCGGAATCAAGGAACGGGTCTTACCTACTGAAAAGGAATCCGCTGCTGTTAAATACTCCGACCTGTGGTATGAATTCAAGCAAAACAAGCCACTGCAAGTGTTAGGTTCCTTCTTCCTGATTGGCTTTACCTTCATGTTCTTCGGGAACACCGTATGGCCATTCTACATGCAATACAACATTGGTCACTCCGAATGGATGGCTTCCATTAACTTGGTTGGTTCTATTCCTGGTATTTTCTTGGTATTCTTATGGCCAATCATCCGTAAGAAGATCGGGAAACGTCAATTCTTCTACGCTTTCTTGGCGCTGTTCATTGTTGGGACGTTGGTTCTGTGGGTATGGTCAATGCCTTCCTTCAAAGATTCAACGGCTCTGGGCTACATTGGTCGTTTCTTACAACAATGGGGGATTACGGCTGCTACTGGTTACATGTGGTCATTGGTTCCAGAAGTTGTTTCTTACGGCGAATACAAGTCCAAGAAGCGGGTTGCCGGAATTATCAACGCCATCATGGGACTGTTCTTCAAGATTGGGCTGGCTCTTGGTGGGATCATCCCTGGTTACATCAACGCCTTCTTCAAGTTTGATGGGACTAAAACGACCCAAACCTCTAGTGCTTTGATGGGTATCCAATGGTCAATGGTTTGGTTACCAATCATCTTGGCTCTGGTTGCGATGTGGATCATGAGCAAGTACACCTTGTCTGACGACGACGTTAAGAAGATGAACGAAGAGCTTAACGCTGAACGGAAGGCAAACGAAGTCTAG
- a CDS encoding AraC family transcriptional regulator: MKRFVSLPVVDSSLYLFGGHMRTVPGGWQFFEQKHQAFELMVVIDGHQTTEIKNLVTYDYGAGEAIIISPGTVHTNQNSSAEQDMTYICFHFNIENLALKSEIIGKIANTVISADQPIAKSAVRTAKRMVAYSANQKLSKEQVNLKIQIAVLEFFYDLTEGLQEYDTRRGARYTENEAKTSRQIATLIKERIEQDEAINFTFGDICQKIGISSGYGHRTFKKVYGVTPLHYIESQKYNKAKMLLGSPEHSIEDVADLMGASSVSNFSKQFKKWSGTTPSKYQRQMKQKRRVRTVKEGGYFE, from the coding sequence ATGAAACGCTTTGTTTCGTTGCCGGTCGTGGATTCTAGTCTATATTTATTCGGTGGACACATGCGAACAGTTCCCGGTGGTTGGCAGTTCTTTGAGCAGAAGCATCAAGCGTTTGAATTGATGGTGGTCATTGATGGTCATCAAACGACGGAAATAAAAAATTTGGTGACTTATGATTATGGCGCCGGTGAAGCCATCATCATTTCGCCAGGAACGGTACACACAAATCAAAATAGCAGTGCTGAGCAGGATATGACTTATATTTGTTTCCATTTCAACATTGAAAATCTAGCGCTAAAGTCGGAAATCATTGGTAAGATTGCGAACACGGTCATTTCAGCCGATCAGCCGATTGCCAAATCTGCGGTGCGTACTGCCAAACGCATGGTGGCTTACAGTGCCAACCAGAAGCTCAGCAAGGAACAGGTCAATTTGAAAATTCAGATTGCGGTTTTGGAATTCTTCTATGATTTAACGGAGGGCTTACAGGAGTATGATACGCGGCGTGGGGCACGGTATACGGAAAATGAAGCGAAGACGAGCCGACAAATTGCGACGCTGATTAAAGAACGTATTGAGCAGGACGAGGCAATTAACTTTACCTTCGGGGATATCTGTCAAAAGATTGGAATCAGTAGTGGTTACGGCCACCGGACGTTTAAGAAAGTTTATGGTGTCACGCCGCTTCATTACATCGAAAGTCAAAAGTACAATAAGGCTAAAATGCTGCTGGGCTCACCGGAGCATTCTATCGAGGATGTAGCGGATTTAATGGGCGCCAGTAGCGTTTCCAACTTTAGCAAACAATTTAAAAAATGGTCTGGCACAACGCCTAGTAAATACCAGCGACAGATGAAGCAAAAACGGCGGGTACGAACAGTTAAGGAAGGCGGCTACTTCGAGTAG